The Geotalea uraniireducens Rf4 genome window below encodes:
- a CDS encoding type I polyketide synthase, whose protein sequence is MQHKPSVAIVGIGGIFPDAPDLGRFWDNIRNVRSAAREVPAGRWLLPADAAFYPEAGAADGVYSRRGCFIDEIPPISVLTGLAIDQEFVAGLDPLFHLLLHAGKRAFDDSITEPLDRSRVGVIIGNLALPSEKSALLARRWLGRTFEENVLGRSLDRGTTDPMNRYVAGLPAGLLAHALGLGGGGCTLDAACASSIYAIKLAADELLAGRADAMLTGGLSRPDPLYTQMGFSQLRALSRRGICSPFDAAGDGLVVGEGAGIFLLKRTEDALAHGDRIYGIIKGIGLANDVGGSLLAPLSEGQLRAMRAAYARSGWNPQDVDLIECHATGTPVGDATEVASLRELWGDSRPEGIDCVIGSVKSNIGHLLTAAGAAALTKVLLAMNEGMLPPTANFTAPPAGMDLDNTPFRVLTTGIPWQRRGENIPRRAAVSAFGFGGINGHLLVEEWLPKASIRTSRAKTAKMPPQQTPIAVVGMDARFGPWQSLRSYQERVLGGDQSAEPTLPRKWWGAEKSAWFRNEGLDRTPFKGYYLDEFAVAAEQFRIPPREMEEMLPQQLLMLQTAAAAMADAGLDRDGNLRAGVFIGIALDLNTTNFSFRWSLAEQADAWQKELGLELSAEDLASWTAALRDAAGPPLTANRTMGALGSVVASRIAREFRVGGPSFTLSNEEGSGIRALETAVRLLHAREIDRALVGAVDLAGDLRAVLGHHARRPLSGSGRGIPFDEQADGSIIGEGATAVVLKRLEDAKRDGDRIYAVIKGIGAAGGEMLLPGDAAYRQALQRAYDDAGVGPETVGYIEAGGSGHPAEDRMEAKALAGFFGPANRHCAVAGVKGDIGHCGAASGLASFVRGCLALYQEIIPASRAVENPITELPADGPFYLPRTPRYWLRNRADGPRRAGVSVFGVDGTCSHVVLEGWDSVPRRAEPERIAPVGPGTEFLFTLTGENQAELARGLDLLRRQSDEAPNRDLASLALEWHTREDTESKKPLAIAMVARNREELAALIDQGAHLLANDGNGNDPHVHPALRDRLFYSSNPVGREGKIAFVFPGSGNHFSGMGMELSSRWPEVFRRRDADNLYLRSQFQPELFWNGAPPAEINDDHQAVIFGQVATGCAVSDIVRSFGVHPQTVIGYSLGESAGLFALGAWRARDEMLTRMRESTLFTHDLAGECRAARRAWGLGEGKEVEWSIGVVEAPAHTVRRALRSTSRVYLLIVNTPDECVIGGDAKGVKRLVAMLDCRFFPLHGVTTVHCEVAREVAEPYRDLHLFETTPPPGITFYSGAKGSSYAVNRKSAADSILAQAVDGIDFPAVIKAAYDDGVRHFLEMGPGGSCSRMISRILAGRPHLARSACYPGVDPTSALLRFLAQLVAERVPVDLDPLFAAAPVQILTTSEKTPRREPVRVVSGGKAFQPPQPPRRRVQPAAPATQQQVSGQQTTAPVYSVPPIVTPPTSPAPDAAPVRAIQLEQTMNTNRSAGSYLEPVIRDFAAAQEARLQAHDAYLRVADSISRSMADAVAFQLSLQEQLAAAGIIIEDGQTAVPQPIIPPPIQPKAVFDREMCLEFARGKVARMLGPAFSEADSFPTRVRLPDEPLMLVDRIVALEGDARSMTSGRVVTEHDIHPGSWYLDGGRIPTCIAVEAGQADLFLSGYLGIDFITKGMAVYRLLDAVVTFHRELPGPGETIHYDISIERFFRQGETYLFRFRFDATVNGAPLLTMRDGCAGFFTAAELDAGKGIVRPNIDLRPRTGNRPVDWQELVPMAQESYDAGRLDRLRAGDLAGCFGPHFAGINLTTPLTIPGGQMRLVHRVMELVPNGGRYGLGSIRAEADISPSDWFLTCHFVDDRVMPGTLMYECCLHTLRIFLLRMGWVAEADGAAWEPVPGVASQLSCRGQVLETTKIAAYEVSIRELGYRPEPYAIVDALMYADGRPIVEITNMSVRLSGTNREKLAGLWRGNVGAPLAAPMTGITVQDQGRGKQRPYTGVAAGKPALYTKEQILAYSNGKPSEGFGAPYRIFDSERKIARLPGPPFQFMDRVTAVRGEPWQMVAGAMAEAQYDVPADAWYFSAERQPRMPFAVLLEAALQPCGWLAAYVGSALTSPTDISFRNLGGTAVQHRPVTPECGTLTATATMKKVATSGGMIIQEYDFSVADRQGILYEGDTMFGFFSREALADQVGVRDAAPYQPTAEEIARGRSLPYPETAPFPEKKLRMIDRIELFVPDGGPKGLGYMRGIKEVNPDEWFFKAHFYQDPVTPGSLGLESFLQLVKFAAVERWGWREGNTLAAVALEHKHRWLYRGQVVPTNSLVTVSAWITAVDEKERILTADGFLAVDGKTIYQMNDFTVKHDATFEP, encoded by the coding sequence ATGCAGCACAAACCATCGGTAGCAATTGTCGGGATCGGCGGCATCTTTCCCGACGCCCCTGACTTGGGCCGTTTCTGGGACAACATCCGCAACGTCCGTAGCGCTGCCCGGGAGGTTCCGGCCGGAAGATGGCTCTTGCCCGCCGACGCAGCCTTTTACCCCGAAGCAGGTGCGGCGGACGGGGTTTATTCCCGGCGAGGCTGTTTCATCGATGAGATACCGCCCATCTCCGTCCTGACCGGGCTTGCCATCGATCAGGAGTTTGTCGCCGGTCTCGATCCATTGTTCCATCTCCTGCTCCATGCCGGGAAACGCGCCTTCGACGACAGCATCACGGAGCCGCTAGACCGCTCCAGGGTCGGCGTGATCATCGGCAACCTGGCCCTGCCGAGCGAAAAATCAGCCCTCCTCGCCCGCCGCTGGCTGGGGCGAACCTTCGAAGAAAATGTGCTCGGCCGTTCCCTCGACCGTGGAACGACCGATCCGATGAACCGTTACGTCGCCGGCCTCCCCGCCGGACTTCTTGCCCATGCGCTCGGGCTCGGGGGCGGCGGCTGCACCCTCGACGCAGCCTGCGCTTCCTCGATTTACGCCATAAAACTCGCCGCCGACGAACTCCTTGCCGGTCGGGCCGATGCCATGCTCACCGGCGGTCTCTCCCGCCCCGATCCCCTCTATACCCAGATGGGTTTTTCCCAGCTTCGCGCCCTTTCGCGCCGGGGAATCTGCTCGCCGTTCGACGCTGCCGGAGACGGCCTCGTTGTCGGCGAAGGAGCGGGGATATTCCTCCTCAAGCGAACCGAAGACGCCCTGGCCCATGGCGACCGGATCTACGGGATCATCAAGGGAATCGGCCTCGCCAACGACGTGGGTGGAAGTCTTCTTGCGCCCCTTTCCGAAGGGCAGCTCCGCGCAATGCGTGCCGCTTACGCCCGATCAGGCTGGAATCCGCAGGATGTGGACCTGATCGAGTGTCACGCCACCGGCACCCCGGTGGGGGACGCAACAGAGGTCGCAAGCCTCCGGGAACTCTGGGGCGACAGCCGACCGGAAGGGATTGACTGTGTCATCGGCTCGGTCAAGTCGAACATCGGCCACCTCCTCACCGCAGCCGGCGCTGCGGCTCTGACCAAGGTCCTGCTTGCCATGAACGAAGGGATGCTGCCGCCGACCGCCAACTTTACCGCCCCTCCGGCCGGGATGGATCTGGACAACACCCCCTTCCGGGTCCTGACAACCGGGATACCCTGGCAGCGACGTGGCGAAAACATTCCCCGCCGGGCAGCTGTCAGCGCCTTCGGCTTCGGCGGCATCAACGGGCACCTGCTGGTCGAGGAATGGTTGCCGAAGGCGTCGATACGCACCTCTCGCGCCAAGACGGCAAAAATGCCGCCGCAGCAGACGCCCATAGCCGTGGTCGGCATGGACGCCCGCTTCGGCCCCTGGCAGTCGCTCCGCTCGTACCAGGAACGGGTTCTTGGCGGGGATCAGTCCGCCGAGCCGACACTGCCCCGTAAATGGTGGGGGGCGGAGAAGAGCGCCTGGTTCCGGAATGAAGGGCTCGACCGGACCCCGTTCAAAGGTTATTACCTGGACGAGTTTGCGGTTGCCGCCGAGCAGTTCCGCATCCCGCCGCGGGAAATGGAGGAAATGCTCCCCCAGCAACTCCTCATGCTCCAGACTGCGGCCGCAGCCATGGCCGATGCAGGCCTGGACCGGGACGGGAACCTGCGGGCAGGAGTCTTCATCGGCATCGCCCTCGACCTCAACACGACGAATTTCAGCTTCCGCTGGTCGCTTGCCGAACAAGCCGACGCCTGGCAAAAGGAGCTCGGCCTCGAACTTTCAGCGGAAGATCTGGCATCATGGACCGCTGCGCTCCGTGACGCAGCCGGCCCCCCCCTGACGGCCAACAGGACCATGGGCGCCCTCGGGAGCGTTGTAGCAAGCCGCATTGCCCGGGAATTCCGGGTCGGGGGTCCCAGCTTCACCCTTTCCAACGAGGAAGGCTCGGGCATCCGCGCCCTGGAAACCGCTGTCAGGCTCCTCCATGCAAGGGAGATCGACCGGGCGCTGGTTGGAGCCGTCGATCTTGCCGGAGACCTGCGCGCTGTCCTCGGCCACCACGCGCGACGCCCCCTTTCCGGCTCCGGCCGGGGAATTCCCTTCGATGAGCAAGCCGACGGCAGCATTATCGGCGAAGGCGCGACGGCCGTGGTCCTGAAACGGCTCGAAGACGCCAAGCGTGACGGAGACAGGATTTATGCGGTAATCAAGGGAATCGGCGCTGCCGGCGGCGAAATGCTTCTCCCCGGAGATGCCGCCTATCGCCAGGCCCTGCAACGGGCCTACGACGATGCAGGTGTCGGGCCCGAAACAGTCGGCTACATTGAAGCCGGCGGCAGCGGTCACCCCGCTGAGGACCGGATGGAGGCGAAGGCCCTGGCCGGCTTCTTCGGCCCGGCAAACCGGCACTGCGCTGTTGCCGGTGTCAAGGGTGACATCGGCCACTGTGGCGCCGCTTCAGGTCTCGCGTCCTTTGTACGCGGCTGCCTTGCCCTCTACCAGGAGATCATCCCGGCCAGTCGCGCCGTGGAGAACCCGATCACGGAACTGCCGGCCGATGGCCCGTTTTACCTTCCCCGTACACCGCGCTACTGGCTTCGCAACCGCGCTGACGGTCCGCGGCGGGCAGGCGTAAGCGTCTTCGGCGTGGACGGTACCTGCAGCCACGTGGTCCTCGAAGGGTGGGACAGTGTCCCGCGCCGCGCCGAACCGGAACGGATTGCCCCGGTCGGCCCCGGCACAGAGTTCCTCTTCACCCTCACCGGTGAAAACCAGGCGGAGCTTGCCCGGGGGCTCGACCTGCTGCGCCGGCAGTCAGATGAGGCGCCGAACCGTGACCTGGCGTCACTTGCCCTGGAATGGCACACCCGTGAGGATACGGAAAGCAAGAAGCCGCTCGCCATCGCCATGGTCGCCAGAAACCGGGAAGAACTCGCCGCACTCATCGACCAGGGAGCCCACCTCCTCGCCAACGACGGCAATGGAAACGATCCGCATGTCCACCCTGCACTGCGCGATCGGCTCTTTTACTCCTCCAACCCTGTCGGCCGCGAGGGAAAGATCGCCTTCGTCTTTCCCGGATCTGGCAACCACTTTTCCGGCATGGGGATGGAATTATCCTCCCGCTGGCCGGAAGTATTCCGCCGCCGGGATGCCGACAATCTCTACCTCCGCAGCCAGTTCCAGCCGGAACTTTTCTGGAACGGCGCACCGCCAGCGGAGATCAACGACGACCATCAAGCCGTCATCTTCGGCCAGGTCGCCACAGGCTGCGCTGTCAGCGACATCGTCCGGTCCTTCGGCGTGCACCCCCAGACGGTGATCGGCTACAGCCTCGGCGAATCGGCGGGTCTATTCGCCCTCGGCGCCTGGCGCGCCAGGGACGAGATGCTGACCCGGATGCGCGAATCCACCCTATTTACCCATGATCTGGCCGGAGAGTGCCGGGCAGCGCGCCGCGCCTGGGGACTCGGCGAAGGAAAAGAGGTGGAGTGGAGCATCGGCGTGGTGGAAGCCCCCGCCCATACCGTGCGCCGTGCGCTCCGTTCCACATCGAGGGTCTATCTCCTGATCGTCAACACCCCCGACGAATGCGTGATCGGCGGAGACGCGAAAGGGGTCAAACGCCTCGTTGCCATGCTCGATTGCCGGTTCTTCCCCCTCCACGGGGTGACCACGGTCCACTGCGAAGTGGCGCGGGAAGTGGCTGAACCGTACCGGGACCTCCACCTCTTCGAAACCACCCCGCCGCCCGGGATAACCTTCTACAGCGGCGCCAAGGGAAGCTCTTACGCGGTCAACCGGAAAAGCGCCGCCGACTCCATCCTTGCCCAGGCAGTTGACGGCATCGACTTCCCGGCCGTAATCAAGGCAGCATATGATGACGGGGTCCGCCACTTTCTCGAAATGGGACCGGGCGGTTCGTGCAGCAGGATGATCAGCCGCATCCTTGCCGGACGCCCCCACTTGGCGAGGTCCGCCTGCTACCCCGGCGTAGACCCGACATCAGCGCTTCTGCGCTTCCTTGCCCAGCTTGTCGCCGAGCGTGTGCCGGTCGACCTTGATCCGCTGTTTGCCGCAGCACCGGTGCAGATTCTGACAACCAGCGAAAAAACTCCACGGCGGGAACCGGTCCGGGTCGTGTCCGGCGGAAAAGCGTTCCAACCGCCACAGCCGCCGCGCCGGCGGGTGCAACCTGCCGCACCGGCAACTCAGCAGCAGGTATCAGGACAACAAACAACGGCACCTGTATATTCCGTACCGCCGATTGTCACACCGCCAACGTCTCCAGCTCCGGATGCAGCACCAGTCAGGGCTATTCAGCTGGAACAGACTATGAATACCAACAGGTCCGCGGGAAGTTACCTGGAGCCGGTCATCCGCGACTTTGCGGCTGCCCAGGAAGCGCGGCTCCAAGCCCACGACGCATACCTGCGCGTTGCCGACAGCATCAGCCGCTCCATGGCGGATGCCGTGGCTTTTCAGTTGTCCCTCCAGGAGCAGCTCGCCGCCGCAGGGATAATTATTGAAGACGGTCAGACAGCCGTGCCGCAGCCGATCATACCACCGCCGATACAGCCAAAGGCTGTCTTCGACCGGGAGATGTGCCTCGAATTCGCCCGCGGCAAGGTTGCCAGGATGCTCGGACCCGCCTTTAGCGAGGCGGACTCCTTTCCGACCCGGGTTCGCCTCCCGGACGAACCGCTCATGCTCGTCGACCGGATCGTCGCGCTGGAAGGGGACGCGCGATCCATGACCAGCGGCAGGGTGGTGACCGAGCACGACATCCATCCCGGCTCCTGGTACCTGGACGGCGGGCGGATACCCACCTGTATCGCCGTCGAAGCCGGCCAGGCCGACCTGTTCCTCTCCGGCTATCTGGGGATCGACTTCATCACAAAGGGGATGGCGGTCTACCGCCTCCTCGACGCAGTGGTCACTTTCCATCGGGAGCTCCCGGGACCCGGCGAGACCATACATTACGACATCAGCATCGAGCGCTTCTTCCGCCAGGGGGAGACCTATCTCTTCCGCTTCCGTTTCGACGCGACGGTGAACGGCGCGCCGCTTTTGACCATGCGCGACGGATGCGCCGGATTCTTTACCGCCGCCGAACTGGACGCCGGCAAGGGGATCGTCCGCCCGAACATCGACCTTCGCCCCCGCACTGGAAACCGACCCGTTGACTGGCAGGAGCTCGTGCCGATGGCGCAGGAATCGTACGATGCAGGCCGGTTGGACCGCCTCCGTGCCGGGGACCTGGCAGGCTGCTTCGGTCCGCACTTCGCCGGCATCAACCTGACGACCCCGCTGACCATCCCCGGCGGGCAGATGCGCCTCGTTCACCGGGTCATGGAGCTCGTTCCCAATGGCGGGCGCTACGGCCTCGGCTCCATTCGCGCCGAAGCGGATATCTCGCCCTCCGACTGGTTCCTCACCTGCCACTTCGTCGACGACCGGGTCATGCCCGGCACTCTCATGTACGAGTGCTGCCTCCACACGCTGCGCATCTTCCTCCTCCGCATGGGGTGGGTGGCGGAAGCGGACGGGGCAGCCTGGGAACCGGTTCCCGGCGTGGCGAGCCAGCTCAGCTGCCGGGGGCAGGTCCTGGAAACGACGAAAATCGCCGCCTACGAGGTGAGCATTCGTGAACTCGGTTACCGGCCGGAGCCGTATGCCATCGTGGACGCCCTCATGTACGCCGACGGCAGGCCGATCGTCGAGATCACCAACATGTCGGTGCGCCTTAGCGGGACCAACCGGGAAAAACTGGCCGGCCTTTGGCGCGGAAACGTAGGGGCGCCGCTTGCTGCGCCCATGACCGGCATCACCGTACAAGACCAAGGGCGCGGCAAGCAGCGCCCCTACACGGGTGTCGCTGCCGGCAAACCTGCGCTCTACACCAAGGAGCAGATCCTCGCCTACAGCAACGGCAAGCCATCGGAAGGGTTCGGCGCGCCGTACCGGATCTTCGACAGCGAGCGGAAGATTGCCCGCCTCCCCGGCCCGCCGTTCCAGTTCATGGACCGGGTCACCGCCGTCCGTGGCGAGCCGTGGCAGATGGTCGCCGGCGCCATGGCCGAGGCGCAGTACGACGTCCCCGCCGACGCATGGTATTTCAGCGCAGAGCGCCAGCCGCGCATGCCCTTCGCCGTCCTTCTCGAAGCGGCTCTCCAGCCGTGCGGCTGGCTCGCAGCCTACGTCGGCTCGGCCCTCACCAGCCCGACCGACATATCCTTCCGCAATCTTGGAGGAACCGCGGTCCAGCATCGGCCGGTCACACCGGAATGCGGCACCCTTACCGCAACCGCCACCATGAAGAAGGTGGCGACGAGCGGCGGCATGATTATCCAGGAGTACGACTTCTCAGTGGCAGACCGGCAAGGAATCCTCTACGAGGGGGATACCATGTTCGGCTTTTTCTCCCGGGAAGCCCTCGCCGACCAGGTGGGGGTGCGGGACGCCGCCCCGTACCAGCCGACGGCAGAAGAGATCGCACGGGGCAGAAGCCTGCCTTACCCGGAAACCGCCCCATTCCCGGAAAAGAAGCTCCGGATGATCGACCGGATCGAACTCTTCGTCCCGGACGGCGGGCCCAAAGGGCTCGGCTACATGAGGGGAATCAAGGAAGTGAACCCGGACGAGTGGTTCTTCAAGGCCCATTTCTACCAGGACCCGGTCACACCCGGCTCCCTCGGGCTGGAATCGTTCCTCCAGCTGGTCAAGTTCGCTGCCGTTGAGCGCTGGGGATGGCGGGAAGGGAATACCCTCGCCGCCGTCGCCCTCGAGCACAAACACAGATGGCTCTACCGGGGGCAGGTCGTTCCGACCAACAGCCTGGTGACGGTTTCTGCATGGATCACAGCAGTGGACGAGAAGGAGCGGATTCTCACTGCCGACGGTTTCCTCGCCGTGGACGGAAAGACAATTTACCAGATGAATGATTTTACGGTGAAGCATGACGCCACATTTGAGCCCTAA